A region of Plantactinospora sp. BC1 DNA encodes the following proteins:
- a CDS encoding TetR/AcrR family transcriptional regulator yields the protein MTGSTGDTRSRIQAVALELFTEQGYEKTSLREIAERLGVTKAALYYHFRSKDDIVHSFVSDRIERLDRLIEWASEQPADAAGRRATLRRYCEEFFGDDGRNVMRFFEQNQTVIKQLSSGLMMRERMLRLAELLSRADPSPAGQLRATLALFAVHGSLFALRGEISTRERRELALGLANELLDRIGEDPAGRDERESEADGAPTARAG from the coding sequence GTGACCGGCAGCACAGGCGACACGCGGTCCCGAATCCAGGCCGTCGCCCTCGAACTCTTCACCGAGCAGGGCTACGAGAAGACCTCGCTACGGGAGATCGCCGAGCGGCTCGGCGTCACCAAGGCCGCCCTCTACTACCACTTCAGGAGCAAGGACGACATCGTCCACAGCTTCGTCTCCGACCGGATCGAGCGGCTGGACCGGCTGATCGAGTGGGCCTCGGAACAGCCGGCCGACGCCGCCGGCCGCCGGGCGACGCTGCGCCGCTACTGCGAGGAGTTCTTCGGCGACGACGGTCGCAACGTGATGCGGTTCTTCGAGCAGAACCAGACCGTGATCAAGCAGCTCTCCTCGGGCCTGATGATGCGCGAGCGGATGCTGCGGCTCGCGGAGCTGCTCTCCCGGGCCGATCCCTCGCCGGCCGGGCAGCTCCGGGCGACGCTGGCGCTCTTCGCCGTACACGGCAGCCTCTTCGCGCTGCGCGGCGAGATCAGCACCAGGGAACGCCGGGAACTCGCCCTGGGGCTCGCCAACGAGTTGCTCGACCGGATCGGCGAGGATCCCGCCGGACGCGACGAGCGGGAGTCCGAGGCGGACGGCGCCCCGACCGCCAGGGCCGGCTGA
- a CDS encoding GNAT family N-acetyltransferase, with product MTGLLVRAAEPADFDAIARLTVAAYRADGQLDGEHGYEQLLADVPARVGAGELLVAADEATGELLGAVLFVLPGSAYAELSRPGEAEFRMLAVDPDAQGRGVGKALVRACLDRARSLGCSRVVICTRSFSAPAHRLYAGFGFVRTPERDWSPAPGVDLLALRLDLSAAPTVLPEPSRG from the coding sequence ATGACCGGCCTGCTGGTCCGGGCCGCCGAGCCGGCCGACTTCGACGCGATCGCCCGGCTCACCGTGGCGGCGTACCGGGCGGACGGGCAGCTCGACGGCGAGCACGGGTACGAACAGCTGCTCGCCGACGTACCGGCCCGGGTCGGTGCCGGCGAGCTGCTGGTCGCCGCCGACGAGGCGACCGGCGAACTGCTCGGTGCGGTGCTCTTCGTACTCCCCGGTTCGGCGTACGCCGAACTCTCCCGCCCGGGTGAGGCGGAGTTCCGGATGTTGGCGGTGGACCCGGACGCGCAGGGCCGGGGCGTCGGCAAGGCGCTGGTCCGGGCCTGCCTGGACCGGGCGAGGTCGCTCGGGTGTTCCCGGGTGGTGATCTGCACCCGGAGCTTCTCCGCGCCCGCGCACCGGCTCTACGCGGGGTTCGGTTTCGTCCGTACCCCGGAGCGGGACTGGTCGCCGGCGCCCGGCGTCGACCTGCTCGCGCTGCGCCTCGACCTGAGCGCCGCGCCGACGGTGCTGCCGGAGCCGAGCCGGGGTTGA
- a CDS encoding biotin/lipoyl-binding carrier protein, which produces MAEEIRAEMVANVWKVVATAGDSVSEGDTLVILESMKMEIPVVAESDGVLRELAVNEGDVVQDGDLIAVIE; this is translated from the coding sequence ATGGCCGAGGAGATCCGCGCCGAGATGGTGGCGAACGTCTGGAAGGTCGTGGCCACGGCCGGCGACTCGGTGTCCGAGGGTGACACGCTGGTGATCCTGGAGTCGATGAAGATGGAGATCCCGGTGGTGGCCGAGTCGGACGGGGTGCTCCGGGAACTCGCCGTCAACGAGGGCGACGTCGTGCAGGACGGCGACCTGATCGCCGTCATCGAATGA